CGAAGAACATCTAGACTAGACCCATACGCAGCGGAACGCTCTTCCCTTCTCCCCTTGCGGGAGAAGGTGGATCGCTGACGCGAAGCGGCAGCGAGACGGATGAGGGGTCTGTCTCTGCGAGTTCTGCTCGTTGAGAGAACCCCTCATCCGGCGCTTCGCGCCACCTTCTCCCACAAGGGGAGAAGGAAAAAGGAGATCATCGCGTTTTTCGAAAAGTGAGATTGATCCGCTGACGGCCCATGACGGCGTGTTCGCCGTCGGCGAGCGGGGCAACGCCGTGAAAAAACAGCCGCGAAGGGCCGCCCCATACCACGACGTCGCCATGCTCCAGCCGGTAACGGTTCGGCTTGTCGGCGCGCTTTGCGCCGCCGAACAGGAAGATCGCGGGCAGCCCCAGCGACACCGACACGATCGGCGCGGCAAAATCCAGCTCGTCCTTGTCCTGATGCAGCGACAGTTTCGCGCCGGGCACATAGCGGTTGATGAGGCAGGCTTCCGGCGCGAAGCCGTTGAACCCGGCGTCCGACGCAGCCTCGGCCGCTAGCCTGCGCAACACCGTCGGCATCGCGGGCCACGGCAATTTGGAGTTGGGGTCGATGGCGTCATAACGATAACCGGTTTCGTCCGATACCCAGCCGACACTGCCGCAATTGGTCATCGCGACCGACATGCGGTGGCCGCCCGGCGTGATCAGATGCCGAAACGCTGCCTGTTTGACGATCGCGCGAAGCGCCGGAAGCAGTTCGGATTCGAACGCCCGCGCAAATCCGCGCAGCAATACCGCGCCCTCCGCCATCACCTCGCGTGACGGGCGCACATCCGGAACAGCCTCGAACAAATCTGCAGTCAACTCAGTCCGCACTCATTTTGCGTCGTGGAAGATCACGCCGACGGTGTGGCGGTGGCCGGAACGGATCCGGCTGACGCCATGGCGCAGATTAACGCGGTAGGGCCCGCGCGTCCCCTGCACCGGCCGATGATGCACAGCAAACGCAACCGCGTCGCCCTGCCTGAGCGGAACCACCTCGGGCCGCGACTGCATTCTCGGCCGCTGCTCTGTCAGCACGAACTCGCCGCCTTCGAAATCGCGGCCCGGCTGCGACAGCAGGATCGCGACCTGCAGCGGAAACACGTGCTCGCCATAGAGGTCCTGATGCAGGCAATTGTAATCGTCCTCACCATACTGCAGCAGCAGCGGCGTCGGCCGCGTTTGCCCGGCGTCGTGGCAGCGCTTCAGGAACGCCTCGTGGCGGTCGGGGTAGCGGACTTCGATCCCCATCGTCTCGTTCCAGCGATTGGCGACACCGCAGAGCCGCGCATACAGCGCCGGCCGCAATTCTGCGATCAGGTCCGGCAGCGGATAGGCGAAATATTTGTATTCGCCGCGGCCGAAGCCATGACGCCCCATCACGATCCGGCTGCGGAAATTTTGGTCGTCCGGGTACAGCGCGGCCAACGCGGCGCATTCGTCCGGCGACAGTAATTCTTTCAGGACCGCGCAGCCCTGCGCGTCGAGATCGGCGGTTGCCTGCGGCCAGTCGATGGCATCGACGCGGGCGGCGATGTCGGGGGAACGGGCGATATTTCTTGCGGTTGCTCTCATGGCGGGCAGTCTCGCAAATAGCACCGGTGTGTGCCACCCGATTTCCGATCTCGCGTCGTCCCTGCGAACGCAGGGACCCATAACCACCGGCTGTCGTGATGCCGCGGCTGTGGCCTCAGCAAGTCCTAACAACGAACGACGGCGGCTATGGGTCCCCGCATTCGCGGGGACGACATGTGGAGAAAGCTAACCCAGCACCGGCATCGTAATCACATCATAGCCGTGACTGATCTTCCGCTTCAGCAAGGGATCTTCCAGCTCGAACTCGAAGCGATCAGCCGGGCGGATGCCGCCCTTGGCGGCAAAGGTGCCGCCGAACATGGCGCAGCCATCGGGCAGGCCCTTGCTGCCAAAACCGCGGTCGATCAGATCCTTGACCGGCAGCATGGCATCCAGCGTGCCCTCCTGATACAGCACCCGCGCGCCGTCGATGACGGCCCAGGAGCGCAGGATCAGCCGGTCCCAGTGACCGATGACGTCCTCCAGCTCCCACAGCACGGAGGCGACCGGCTTGTCGCACATCTGCTTTGACACCGTGACGCTGTAGGCTTCCACCTTGCGGTCGGTATGGTCGGAACCGCAGCCGACGAAAATGCGGCCCTGCCAGCCGATCAGCACGAACTCGACCTCGCCGCTGGAATTTTCGCCGCAGACCTCAATGCGATCCTCCAGGGTGATCCGCCGCGCCGAGCATCGGTAGTAAATCGGCGTCGAAGCCGGCCGCGCGATGCCGATCGCTTCGAGTTCGGCGATGTGCTTGTCGCGCGCCACCGGATCGCGGCCGGTCCAGCCGGCGATGACGGCGTGGTCGATAGCAAGCGTCAGCGGCGTCAACGCGCCCTTGTCGTCGACGTTGAAGGTCAGATCAAACACGGATGATATTCTCCATTCCGGCGGCCAATTCGAAAATACGGCGATCCGATCCGCCCGCCGCGGCCAGCATCAGCCCGACCGGCACCTCGCCCTTGCGATGCGCCGGCAGCGAAATCGCGCAGCCGTCGAGCATGTTGATCAGCGTGCAATTGCGTAAAGAACGCAAATTCTGCGTGGTGAAGGCCTGGTCGTCGGCGAGGTCGGCGATCCCAGGCGGCGTATTCGCCGTCGTCGGCAGCACCAGCGCGTCATAGGGCGCGATGCGCTGTTCCGTTCGCGCAATGAACGAACGGCGCGCCTTGAGGATGTCGATATAATCAGCCGCGCTGATGCCTTCGCCGCGCAGGATGCGGACGCGGACGCGGGGATCGTAGACGTCGCCTTTGCTGGTGAGCAAATAGCGGTGCCAGGCGTAGCTTTCGGCGGCGGCAAAACCTCCCTTGCTGTTCATGACGCCGATATCGTGAAATTCCGGCACCTCGATCCGCTCGATCAACGCGCCCCGGCGCGACAGCGTCTCGAGCGCACGCTCGAAGGTCCTTGCGACCTCCTCGTCAAGATCATCCAGCGCGATCGTGGTCGGCACCGCCAGCCGCATGCCCTTGACCGGGCGCGGCTGCAAAGGTTGCACGACTTCATTGGCGAGCACGGCGTCGAGCACCGCGCAGCAGGCCACGGTGCGCGCCAGCGGACCAATACTGTCGAGCGAGAACGACAGCGGCACGCCGCCATCGAGCGGCACCCGGGCCTGCGTCGGCTTGTAGCCGACGATGCCATTATAGGCCGCCGGAATCCGGCACGAGCCGCCGGTATCGGTGCCGAGCGCGCCGTAAGCCATGCCGTCGGCGATCGAAACCGCCGCACCAGAGGATGAGCCGCCGGGCACATGGCCGACGCTGCGATTCCACACGCTCTTCGGCGTGCCGTAATGCGGATTGATGCCGATGCCGGAATAGGCGAATTCGGTCATGTTGGTGCGGCCGATGACGATGAAGCCCGCCCGGCGCAGCCGCGCCACCACAGGCGCATCGGCTTCAGCCGGCGCCGAATCCTCCAGCGCGCGCGAGCCCGCGCGGGTCACCTGCCCCTTGATGTCGTAGAGATCCTTGATCGAGACGGGAATGCCGGCATAGGGCGACGGCGCGGCGCGGGCTTTGCGCAGATGATCCATCGCGTCCGCCGCAGTGAGCGCGGCGTCCTTGTCGACGTGAATAAAAGCTCGTGCGCCCTCGCCGGCGGGATCGGCGATCCTTGCGAGACATTCCTCGACGAGTTTGCGGGCGGTGGTGCGTCCCGCGTCGAGATCGGCAGCCAAAGTGGCGAGTGTCGGGTTAGCAGACATGATTGTCGGTCGCTCTCTTTGTTATTTGCCATCCGGCGCGGTTGAGATGTCGAGATCAAGCAGCGCCGAACTCAGCGATTTGCCGTGCGCATCGAGGGCCAGCGAGCGCGTCACGCCGCCTCCCAGCGCCTGATCCATCACGAAATTCAGCGCAGACAGATTGGGCAGTTCATAACGAACCACCTCGCCCTCGACAACACCTGCGAAATGCGATTTTACCCGCGCGGCCGTGACCTGCTCGAGCAACAGCGGATAGTGCTTCGCGTCATAGGCAATAACGGAAATATTGGAGATGTTGCCCTTGTCGCCGGTTCGGGAATGAGCGATCTCGCGCAGCTTCACCTTATGCTCCCACAAATCGGACTTGCGGCTTTGCCAGCCCCCGCGGCAGCAGTACGGAAGCGACTGCCACCACATCGCGCGCCGATTTCCACGCCCCGCCACCCGCGGCTGGACCGTTGGTATAGAGCGTCTCGACCTCGTTGCCGATCCTGACCGCCTCGCGCAGGTTTTCCGTGCGCCCTGAAACGCGCACGCGCACCTCGTAAGGTTCGCCCGCGTGCGCGGAAACTTCAGGCCCGTGCAGGGAATCGACGCCGACCAGCTCGAAGCGCAATTCGCTCGCGGCGACATTGGTCAGCTTCAGCCGCTCGCGGACGATCTCCAGCGCCAGCCGCCCCCGCGCCAGCGCGCCGGGGCCGGCATAGGAGATCTGTCCTTCGCCGATATAGCTGTCGACATAACCGACCGAAACCTTCAGCGTATCGGTTCGCTTCGCGCCGCGCCCGCCGCTGACACGAACCCGATCGGGCCCGATTTCCTCGACTTTCACCTGCGAGAAATCCGCAACCACGTCCGGCTGGAAATATTTCGCGGGGTCGTGCACCTCGTACAACAACTGTTCCTTGCAGGTTTGCGCCGTCACCGCACCGCCCGACCCCGCAACCTTGGTAACGACAAGGC
This portion of the Bradyrhizobium sp. AZCC 2262 genome encodes:
- the alkB gene encoding DNA oxidative demethylase AlkB; the protein is MTADLFEAVPDVRPSREVMAEGAVLLRGFARAFESELLPALRAIVKQAAFRHLITPGGHRMSVAMTNCGSVGWVSDETGYRYDAIDPNSKLPWPAMPTVLRRLAAEAASDAGFNGFAPEACLINRYVPGAKLSLHQDKDELDFAAPIVSVSLGLPAIFLFGGAKRADKPNRYRLEHGDVVVWGGPSRLFFHGVAPLADGEHAVMGRQRINLTFRKTR
- a CDS encoding DUF2848 domain-containing protein → MFDLTFNVDDKGALTPLTLAIDHAVIAGWTGRDPVARDKHIAELEAIGIARPASTPIYYRCSARRITLEDRIEVCGENSSGEVEFVLIGWQGRIFVGCGSDHTDRKVEAYSVTVSKQMCDKPVASVLWELEDVIGHWDRLILRSWAVIDGARVLYQEGTLDAMLPVKDLIDRGFGSKGLPDGCAMFGGTFAAKGGIRPADRFEFELEDPLLKRKISHGYDVITMPVLG
- a CDS encoding amidase, whose amino-acid sequence is MSANPTLATLAADLDAGRTTARKLVEECLARIADPAGEGARAFIHVDKDAALTAADAMDHLRKARAAPSPYAGIPVSIKDLYDIKGQVTRAGSRALEDSAPAEADAPVVARLRRAGFIVIGRTNMTEFAYSGIGINPHYGTPKSVWNRSVGHVPGGSSSGAAVSIADGMAYGALGTDTGGSCRIPAAYNGIVGYKPTQARVPLDGGVPLSFSLDSIGPLARTVACCAVLDAVLANEVVQPLQPRPVKGMRLAVPTTIALDDLDEEVARTFERALETLSRRGALIERIEVPEFHDIGVMNSKGGFAAAESYAWHRYLLTSKGDVYDPRVRVRILRGEGISAADYIDILKARRSFIARTEQRIAPYDALVLPTTANTPPGIADLADDQAFTTQNLRSLRNCTLINMLDGCAISLPAHRKGEVPVGLMLAAAGGSDRRIFELAAGMENIIRV
- a CDS encoding 2OG-Fe(II) oxygenase → MRATARNIARSPDIAARVDAIDWPQATADLDAQGCAVLKELLSPDECAALAALYPDDQNFRSRIVMGRHGFGRGEYKYFAYPLPDLIAELRPALYARLCGVANRWNETMGIEVRYPDRHEAFLKRCHDAGQTRPTPLLLQYGEDDYNCLHQDLYGEHVFPLQVAILLSQPGRDFEGGEFVLTEQRPRMQSRPEVVPLRQGDAVAFAVHHRPVQGTRGPYRVNLRHGVSRIRSGHRHTVGVIFHDAK
- a CDS encoding AtuA-related protein; its protein translation is MKLREIAHSRTGDKGNISNISVIAYDAKHYPLLLEQVTAARVKSHFAGVVEGEVVRYELPNLSALNFVMDQALGGGVTRSLALDAHGKSLSSALLDLDISTAPDGK